A window of Cellulomonas fimi contains these coding sequences:
- a CDS encoding SWIM zinc finger family protein, whose translation MPTRAFATPSHLGEDGLTLGLAPALTPGGVVDDPSFFHGFAAHPQVLARGLLTLADVTATRYFQYTPSTLRDPVLTAHGDRLRAECFSACNSVYARLDLLPDGFDSGEVGHGTTNVDIGLATRSALGRVGRERLLHLDVGRGGLTVSSPEETAVERPVEMPGRWVRALGNVAELHHGLPLAFAVGTVPARAFVAALPAATSAARTGWLVAERTGVRVSTRPARGGVLVSGLHRLSAVKRLLPHVTGMTVHGGADAGPVVVTFDVPGARLVLGLTDEAWRGHSGEGSLLTALAGETVAEDADLVSALLAFEPVIDVPRLAREAGCPEPRARAALAVLAADGRVGWDVRDDAWFHRELPHDPDRVEKDNPRLVAARRLVADGGVVPAADGWTVRSRSGGPDHRVAAGGRCTCPWFLAHGTGRGPCAHVLAVQIASEARA comes from the coding sequence GTGCCGACCCGAGCCTTCGCGACCCCGTCCCACCTGGGCGAGGACGGGCTGACGCTCGGCCTCGCACCCGCGCTCACGCCCGGCGGCGTCGTCGACGACCCGAGCTTCTTCCACGGGTTCGCGGCGCACCCGCAGGTGCTCGCGCGCGGGCTGCTGACGCTCGCCGACGTCACCGCGACGCGGTACTTCCAGTACACGCCGTCGACGCTGCGTGACCCCGTGCTCACCGCGCACGGCGACCGGCTGCGCGCCGAGTGCTTCTCGGCGTGCAACAGCGTCTACGCGCGGCTCGACCTGCTGCCCGACGGGTTCGACTCCGGCGAGGTCGGGCACGGCACGACGAACGTCGACATCGGGCTCGCGACGCGGTCCGCGCTCGGACGGGTCGGGCGCGAGCGCCTGCTGCACCTCGACGTCGGCCGCGGCGGGCTGACGGTGTCGAGCCCCGAGGAGACGGCCGTCGAGCGACCCGTCGAGATGCCGGGGCGCTGGGTGCGCGCGCTCGGGAACGTCGCCGAGCTGCACCACGGCCTCCCGCTCGCGTTCGCCGTCGGCACCGTTCCCGCGCGCGCGTTCGTCGCCGCGCTCCCTGCCGCCACGAGCGCCGCCCGGACCGGCTGGCTCGTCGCCGAGCGGACGGGCGTGCGCGTCTCGACGCGGCCCGCGCGCGGCGGCGTGCTCGTGTCCGGGCTGCACCGGCTCAGCGCCGTCAAGCGGCTCCTGCCGCACGTCACGGGCATGACGGTGCACGGCGGCGCGGACGCCGGGCCGGTCGTCGTGACGTTCGACGTCCCCGGTGCGCGCCTGGTGCTCGGCCTGACCGACGAGGCGTGGCGCGGGCACTCGGGTGAGGGGTCCCTGCTGACCGCGCTCGCGGGGGAGACGGTCGCCGAGGACGCGGACCTCGTGAGCGCGCTCCTCGCGTTCGAGCCGGTGATCGACGTGCCGCGGCTCGCGCGGGAGGCCGGGTGCCCCGAGCCGCGCGCGCGGGCCGCGCTCGCCGTGCTGGCCGCCGACGGGCGGGTCGGCTGGGACGTCCGCGACGACGCGTGGTTCCACCGCGAGCTGCCGCACGACCCCGACCGCGTCGAGAAGGACAACCCGCGGCTCGTCGCGGCGCGCCGCCTCGTCGCCGACGGCGGGGTGGTGCCCGCCGCCGACGGGTGGACCGTGCGCAGCCGCAGCGGCGGGCCGGACCACCGCGTGGCCGCCGGCGGTCGGTGCACCTGCCCGTGGTTTCTCGCGCACGGCACCGGCCGCGGGCCGTGCGCGCACGTCCTCGCCGTCCAGATCGCCTCGGAGGCCCGCGCATGA
- a CDS encoding biotin carboxylase N-terminal domain-containing protein, with product MTATDPAATPPTDAPAPPRAPAAPLFGAVLVANRGEIACRVIATLRRLGIRSVAVYSDADRDARHVALADAAVRLGPAEPRASYLDVDAVVRAARVAGADAIHPGYGFLSENADLARACAAAGIVFVGPGVRALDVMGDKVRAKDHVVAAGVPVIPGVALAAMTDDEVAAAVGRLGYPVLVKPSAGGGGKGMTVVRRAEDLADALVAARRVAAAAFGDDTLLVERLVATPRHIEVQVLADSHGHVVHLGERECSLQRRHQKVVEEAPSPLLDAATRARIGAAACDVARSVGYVGAGTVEFLVSDEAPTEFFFMEMNTRLQVEHPVTELVTGLDLVEQQLRVAAGEELLFGQDDVRLSGHAVEARVYAEDPSRDFLPTTGTVLVLDEPTGEGVRVDSALRTGLEIGTTYDPMLAKVVAHGADRAEALRRLDAALARTVVLGVRTNVGFLRRVLADPDVRAGRLDTGLLARLLSVPIETGAPSPTGDAPAPASADPGARVPSEGSDAVDPDTTAAVAAVLWRHAAGPSADDRARGVGGPWRPDGWRIGGAVPRAYRVVADRGAVDVTVTAAAPEASDPWRPAEATAYGRDARVTGPSGIPDLVAGVADVTVGPAGTAGTAGTAGTAGAAASRVRFVRTGPDSADVEIAGVVHPVRVAVDGPVTWVAVDGATHDLRVRSRAEQLADDRTAGPRGDGPTAPEVRAPMPGVVVAVDVATGDEVVAGQPLLTIEAMKMEHRLAAPRDGVVTLTVRPADRVQLDHVVATVTPHEGTAP from the coding sequence GTGACCGCCACCGACCCCGCGGCGACCCCGCCGACCGACGCGCCCGCACCGCCCCGCGCGCCCGCTGCACCGCTGTTCGGTGCCGTGCTCGTCGCCAACCGGGGCGAGATCGCGTGCCGCGTCATCGCGACCCTGCGCCGGCTCGGCATCCGGTCGGTCGCGGTGTACTCCGACGCCGACCGGGACGCGCGCCACGTCGCGCTCGCCGACGCGGCCGTCCGGCTCGGACCGGCGGAGCCGCGCGCGAGCTATCTCGACGTCGACGCGGTGGTCCGGGCCGCGCGCGTCGCGGGCGCCGACGCGATCCACCCCGGGTACGGCTTCCTGTCCGAGAACGCCGACCTGGCGCGGGCGTGCGCGGCCGCCGGGATCGTCTTCGTCGGTCCGGGCGTGCGGGCGCTCGACGTCATGGGCGACAAGGTCCGCGCGAAGGACCACGTCGTGGCCGCGGGCGTGCCCGTGATCCCGGGCGTCGCGCTCGCGGCGATGACGGACGACGAGGTCGCCGCGGCGGTCGGGCGGCTCGGGTACCCGGTGCTCGTGAAGCCGTCGGCGGGCGGCGGGGGCAAGGGCATGACGGTCGTGCGCCGCGCGGAGGACCTCGCTGACGCGCTCGTCGCCGCACGCCGGGTCGCCGCCGCCGCGTTCGGCGACGACACGCTGCTGGTCGAGCGGCTCGTCGCGACCCCGCGGCACATCGAGGTGCAGGTGCTCGCGGACTCGCACGGGCACGTCGTGCACCTCGGCGAGCGCGAGTGCTCCCTGCAGCGGCGGCACCAGAAGGTCGTCGAGGAGGCGCCGTCGCCGCTCCTCGACGCGGCGACGCGCGCCCGGATCGGCGCGGCGGCGTGCGACGTCGCGCGCAGCGTCGGCTACGTCGGGGCCGGGACCGTCGAGTTCCTCGTGTCTGACGAGGCGCCCACGGAGTTCTTCTTCATGGAGATGAACACGCGCCTGCAGGTCGAGCACCCCGTGACCGAGCTCGTCACCGGGCTCGACCTCGTCGAGCAGCAGCTCCGCGTCGCGGCGGGGGAGGAGCTGCTGTTCGGGCAGGACGACGTCCGGCTGTCCGGGCACGCGGTCGAGGCGCGCGTCTACGCCGAGGACCCGTCGCGCGACTTCCTGCCGACGACGGGGACGGTCCTGGTCCTCGACGAGCCGACGGGCGAGGGAGTCCGCGTGGACAGCGCGCTGCGGACCGGCCTGGAGATCGGCACGACGTACGACCCGATGCTCGCGAAGGTCGTCGCGCACGGCGCCGACCGGGCCGAGGCGCTGCGCCGGCTCGACGCGGCGCTCGCGCGGACGGTCGTCCTCGGCGTGCGCACGAACGTCGGCTTCCTCCGTCGCGTGCTCGCGGACCCCGACGTGCGCGCCGGCCGGCTCGACACCGGCCTCCTGGCGCGGCTCCTGAGCGTGCCAATCGAGACCGGCGCGCCGAGCCCGACCGGCGACGCGCCCGCCCCCGCGAGTGCCGACCCGGGCGCGCGGGTCCCCTCGGAGGGCAGCGACGCGGTCGACCCCGACACGACCGCCGCCGTCGCCGCGGTGCTGTGGCGGCACGCGGCCGGTCCGTCGGCCGACGACCGAGCTCGCGGGGTCGGCGGTCCGTGGCGGCCGGACGGGTGGCGGATCGGAGGTGCCGTCCCGCGCGCGTACCGCGTGGTGGCGGACCGCGGTGCCGTCGACGTGACCGTCACGGCTGCCGCTCCGGAGGCGTCGGACCCGTGGCGGCCGGCGGAGGCGACGGCGTACGGCCGCGACGCGCGCGTCACCGGCCCGTCCGGGATCCCCGACCTCGTCGCCGGCGTCGCGGACGTCACGGTCGGACCGGCGGGCACGGCGGGCACGGCGGGCACCGCGGGCACGGCGGGCGCGGCGGCGAGCCGGGTCAGGTTCGTGCGGACCGGGCCCGACTCCGCGGACGTCGAGATCGCGGGTGTCGTCCACCCCGTGCGCGTCGCCGTCGACGGCCCGGTCACCTGGGTCGCCGTCGACGGCGCGACGCACGACCTGCGCGTCCGCAGCCGTGCCGAGCAGCTCGCCGACGACCGCACGGCCGGTCCGCGCGGCGACGGCCCGACCGCTCCCGAGGTCCGCGCCCCCATGCCCGGCGTCGTCGTCGCCGTCGACGTCGCGACCGGTGACGAGGTCGTCGCCGGTCAACCCCTGCTCACGATCGAGGCGATGAAGATGGAGCACCGCCTCGCCGCCCCCCGCGACGGCGTCGTCACCCTCACGGTCCGACCGGCCGACCGGGTGCAGCTCGACCACGTGGTCGCGACCGTCACCCCCCACGAAGGGACCGCACCATGA
- the prpB gene encoding methylisocitrate lyase produces the protein MLYATTTAAEKRVALREALGSGRLLRLPGAFNPLSARLIESKGFDGVYVSGAVLSADLGLPDIGLTTATEVTQRAGQIARQTDLPSIVDADTGFGEPMNVARTVQGLEDAGLAGCHIEDQVNPKRCGHLDGKDVVDDETALRRIRAAVDGRRDPNFLVVARTDARAVAGLDAAIDRAHALVDAGADAVFPEALTSPDEFAAFRDALDVPLLANMTEFGKGELLTAQQLDDLGMNIVIYPVTLLRLAIGAAMAGLDEILATGTQAGLLDRMQTRAELYDLLDYPAYNRFDEGVFNFRL, from the coding sequence ATGCTGTACGCGACGACGACCGCCGCGGAGAAGCGCGTCGCGCTGCGCGAGGCCCTCGGGTCGGGGCGGCTGCTGCGCCTGCCGGGTGCGTTCAACCCGCTGTCGGCGCGGCTCATCGAGTCGAAGGGGTTCGACGGCGTGTACGTGTCCGGCGCGGTGCTGTCCGCGGACCTCGGGCTGCCGGACATCGGCCTCACGACGGCGACCGAGGTGACGCAGCGCGCCGGCCAGATCGCGCGGCAGACCGACCTGCCGTCGATCGTCGACGCGGACACCGGCTTCGGCGAGCCGATGAACGTCGCACGGACCGTGCAGGGCCTCGAGGACGCGGGCCTGGCCGGCTGCCACATCGAGGACCAGGTCAACCCCAAGCGGTGCGGCCACCTCGACGGCAAGGACGTCGTCGACGACGAGACCGCGCTGCGGCGCATCCGCGCGGCGGTGGACGGCCGGCGCGACCCGAACTTCCTCGTGGTCGCCCGCACCGACGCGCGCGCCGTCGCGGGGCTCGACGCCGCGATCGACCGCGCGCACGCGCTCGTCGACGCGGGCGCCGACGCCGTCTTCCCCGAGGCGCTCACGAGCCCCGACGAGTTCGCGGCGTTCCGCGACGCGCTCGACGTGCCGCTGCTCGCCAACATGACCGAGTTCGGCAAGGGCGAGCTGCTCACCGCGCAGCAGCTCGACGACCTCGGCATGAACATCGTCATCTACCCCGTCACGCTGCTGCGCCTCGCGATCGGCGCCGCCATGGCCGGGCTCGACGAGATCCTCGCGACCGGCACGCAGGCCGGGCTGCTCGACCGCATGCAGACGCGCGCCGAGCTCTACGACCTCCTCGACTACCCCGCGTACAACCGGTTCGACGAGGGCGTGTTCAACTTCAGGCTGTGA
- a CDS encoding acyl-CoA dehydrogenase family protein, translating into MSHDLTPEQRKLRDEVRDFADHVVAPAAYEYDTKRELPYEILAQMGEMGLFGLPFPTEYGGQGRDMFDLCLAVEELGRVDQSIGVTLEAGVGLGAMPVFRFGTDAQKEEWLPTLTSGRGLAAFGLTEADAGSDAAGTRTTARLEGGEWVIDGSKQFITNSGSKITRLLTITAVTGERTRDDGTTAKELSAILVPAGTPGLTVLPAYDKVGWHTSDTHPLRFENLRVPEENLLGTRGRGFAQFIQALDEGRVAIAALCTGAAQGCLEEAMRYARSRNVFGHPIGENQHIAFKLARMEARVHAARLAWYEAARLLVAGRPFKLEASLAKLLGSEAAMDNARDATQIFGGYGVLNENPVARHYRDSKILEIGEGTTEVQLMVIARELGFAGAGVGVSAR; encoded by the coding sequence ATGAGCCACGACCTCACCCCCGAGCAGCGCAAGCTCCGCGACGAGGTGCGCGACTTCGCCGACCACGTCGTCGCGCCGGCCGCGTACGAGTACGACACCAAGCGCGAGCTGCCGTACGAGATCCTCGCGCAGATGGGGGAGATGGGGCTGTTCGGCCTGCCCTTCCCGACCGAGTACGGCGGCCAGGGGCGCGACATGTTCGACCTGTGCCTGGCCGTCGAGGAGCTCGGGCGCGTCGACCAGTCGATCGGTGTGACGCTCGAGGCGGGCGTCGGGCTCGGCGCTATGCCGGTGTTCCGGTTCGGCACGGACGCGCAGAAGGAGGAGTGGCTGCCGACGCTCACGTCGGGGCGCGGGCTCGCGGCGTTCGGGCTGACCGAGGCCGACGCCGGGTCGGACGCGGCCGGGACGCGTACGACGGCCCGGCTGGAGGGTGGCGAGTGGGTCATCGACGGCAGCAAGCAGTTCATCACCAACTCCGGGTCGAAGATCACGCGCCTGCTGACGATCACCGCGGTGACGGGCGAGCGCACCCGCGACGACGGCACGACGGCGAAGGAGCTGTCCGCGATCCTCGTGCCCGCGGGCACGCCCGGCCTCACGGTCCTGCCCGCCTACGACAAGGTCGGCTGGCACACCTCGGACACGCACCCGCTCCGCTTCGAGAACCTGCGCGTGCCGGAGGAGAACCTGCTCGGGACGCGCGGTCGCGGGTTCGCGCAGTTCATCCAGGCGCTCGACGAGGGTCGCGTCGCGATCGCCGCGCTGTGCACCGGAGCGGCCCAGGGCTGCCTCGAGGAGGCGATGCGGTACGCCCGCAGCCGCAACGTGTTCGGCCACCCGATCGGCGAGAACCAGCACATCGCGTTCAAGCTCGCGCGCATGGAGGCCCGTGTGCACGCCGCACGGCTCGCCTGGTACGAGGCCGCGCGGTTGCTCGTCGCCGGCCGGCCGTTCAAGCTCGAGGCGAGCCTCGCAAAGCTGCTCGGGAGCGAGGCCGCGATGGACAACGCGCGCGACGCGACGCAGATCTTCGGCGGGTACGGCGTCCTCAACGAGAACCCCGTCGCGCGGCACTACCGCGACTCGAAGATCCTGGAGATCGGCGAGGGCACGACGGAGGTGCAGCTCATGGTGATCGCGCGCGAGCTCGGGTTCGCCGGCGCGGGTGTCGGGGTGTCCGCACGATGA
- a CDS encoding HpcH/HpaI aldolase/citrate lyase family protein — protein sequence MSTFTLGPALLFCPADRPDRYAKAADRADAVILDLEDAVAPDAKGRARDALRRTLLDPARTVVRVNAASTPDLAEDLRALAETPYRTLMLAKTSGPDDVRALAGFDVVALVETAAGVLHAAEIAAEPSVVALMWGAEDLVASLGGTSSRRPEGSYRDIARYARAVVLVAAGAYGKAAIDAVHLDLDDLAGLAEEADDAAATGFTATACLHPAQVDVVRDAYRPDDDEVAWARAVLAVAVGAPGAFRWHGRLVDGPVLRHAEVILRRASTASGSTEG from the coding sequence GTGAGCACGTTCACCCTCGGCCCCGCGCTGCTGTTCTGCCCCGCCGACCGCCCCGACCGGTACGCGAAGGCCGCCGACCGGGCGGACGCGGTGATCCTCGACCTCGAGGACGCCGTCGCGCCCGACGCCAAGGGGCGCGCGCGCGACGCCCTGCGCCGCACGCTCCTCGACCCCGCCCGCACGGTCGTCCGTGTCAACGCCGCGTCGACGCCCGACCTGGCCGAGGACCTGCGCGCGCTCGCGGAGACGCCGTACCGCACGCTCATGCTCGCCAAGACGTCGGGTCCCGACGACGTGCGCGCGCTCGCGGGGTTCGACGTCGTCGCGCTCGTCGAGACCGCCGCCGGCGTCCTGCACGCCGCCGAGATCGCCGCCGAGCCGTCCGTGGTGGCCCTCATGTGGGGTGCCGAGGACCTCGTCGCGTCCCTCGGCGGCACGTCGAGCCGTCGGCCCGAAGGGTCCTACCGCGACATCGCCCGGTACGCGCGCGCCGTCGTGCTGGTCGCCGCCGGGGCGTACGGCAAGGCCGCGATCGACGCCGTGCACCTCGACCTCGACGACCTCGCGGGCCTGGCCGAGGAGGCCGACGACGCGGCCGCCACCGGCTTCACCGCGACCGCGTGCCTGCACCCCGCGCAGGTCGACGTCGTGCGCGACGCGTACCGGCCGGACGACGACGAGGTCGCGTGGGCACGTGCGGTCCTCGCGGTCGCCGTCGGCGCGCCCGGGGCGTTCCGGTGGCACGGGCGGCTCGTCGACGGTCCCGTCCTGCGGCACGCCGAGGTGATCCTGCGCCGCGCGTCCACCGCGTCCGGCTCGACCGAAGGCTGA
- a CDS encoding MmgE/PrpD family protein, with protein sequence MPRTHHLRVHPSADRLPRSDQLAWAIAEVAADPVPVPDDVADMVVNRVIDNAAVTAASLTRPPVVAARAQAVAHPHAPSSERHGSTVSGLAPDVRVSPEWAAWANGVAVRELDFHDTFLAADYSHPADNIPPLVAVAQHVSRSGADLVRAIATGYEIQVDLVRAISLHAHKIDHVAHLGPSVAAGLGTLLGLAPEVTFQAVGQALHTTTATRQSRKGEISSWKAYAPAFAGKVAIEAVDRAMRGEGAPSPIYEGEDGVVAWMLDGPDASYDVPLPGPGEPKTAILDTYTKEHSAEYQSQALIDLARRLHRSRPELADPANVASIVIHTSHHTHYVIGSGANDPQKYDPTASRETLDHSIPYIVAVALQDGRWHHVDSYAPSRAARPDTVALWQKITTTEDPAWTARYHSTDPAEKAFGGRLEITTTSGEVVVEEIAVADAHPLGARPFARAQYVEKFRALATDVLGEDEVERFLDVAQRLPSLRPDELAGLTVVAPAAVLDAVRSPGGLF encoded by the coding sequence ATGCCCCGCACACACCACCTGCGCGTGCACCCGAGCGCGGACCGCCTGCCGCGCTCCGACCAGCTCGCCTGGGCGATCGCGGAGGTCGCCGCGGACCCGGTCCCGGTGCCCGACGACGTCGCCGACATGGTCGTCAACCGCGTCATCGACAACGCCGCCGTGACCGCCGCGTCGCTGACCCGCCCGCCCGTCGTCGCCGCGCGTGCGCAGGCGGTCGCGCACCCGCACGCGCCGTCGTCGGAGCGCCACGGGTCGACGGTCTCCGGACTGGCGCCGGACGTGCGTGTCTCGCCCGAGTGGGCCGCGTGGGCCAACGGCGTCGCGGTGCGCGAGCTCGACTTCCACGACACGTTCCTCGCGGCCGACTACTCCCACCCGGCGGACAACATCCCGCCGCTGGTCGCGGTCGCGCAGCACGTCAGCCGGTCGGGCGCGGACCTCGTGCGCGCGATCGCCACGGGGTACGAGATCCAGGTCGACCTCGTGCGGGCGATCAGCCTGCACGCGCACAAGATCGACCACGTCGCGCACCTCGGCCCGTCGGTCGCCGCCGGCCTGGGCACGCTGCTGGGTCTCGCGCCGGAGGTCACGTTCCAGGCCGTCGGCCAGGCGCTGCACACCACGACCGCGACGCGGCAGTCCCGCAAGGGCGAGATCTCGTCGTGGAAGGCCTACGCCCCCGCGTTCGCGGGCAAGGTCGCGATCGAGGCCGTCGACCGGGCGATGCGCGGCGAGGGCGCGCCGAGCCCGATCTACGAGGGTGAGGACGGCGTCGTCGCGTGGATGCTCGACGGGCCGGACGCGTCGTACGACGTGCCGCTGCCCGGCCCGGGCGAGCCGAAGACGGCGATCCTCGACACGTACACCAAGGAGCACTCGGCGGAGTACCAGTCGCAGGCGCTCATCGACCTGGCCCGCCGCCTGCACCGCTCGCGGCCGGAGCTGGCGGACCCCGCGAACGTCGCGTCCATCGTGATCCACACGTCGCACCACACCCACTACGTCATCGGGTCCGGCGCGAACGACCCGCAGAAGTACGACCCGACGGCGTCGCGCGAGACGCTCGACCACTCGATCCCGTACATCGTCGCGGTCGCGCTGCAGGACGGGCGCTGGCACCACGTCGACTCGTACGCGCCGTCGCGTGCGGCGCGGCCGGACACGGTCGCACTGTGGCAGAAGATCACCACGACCGAGGACCCGGCGTGGACCGCGCGGTACCACTCGACAGACCCGGCCGAGAAGGCGTTCGGCGGGCGGCTCGAGATCACCACGACCAGCGGCGAGGTCGTCGTCGAGGAGATCGCGGTCGCCGACGCGCACCCGCTCGGCGCCCGGCCGTTCGCCCGTGCCCAGTACGTCGAGAAGTTCCGCGCGCTCGCGACCGACGTGCTCGGCGAGGACGAGGTCGAGCGGTTCCTCGACGTCGCGCAGCGCCTGCCGTCCCTGCGGCCCGACGAGCTCGCCGGCCTCACGGTCGTCGCGCCCGCGGCCGTCCTCGACGCCGTCCGCTCCCCGGGAGGACTCTTCTGA
- a CDS encoding MaoC family dehydratase yields the protein MTDVVQRGLYYDELEPGTRYLHRPGRTLTEADNVLFSTLTMNTQALHLDAAWSADQPFGQRLVNSMMTLAVLVGTSVTQLTQGTIVANLGFTGVRFPHPLFHGDTLYSETVVESKRPSSSRPGQGVVTLAHTGRNQDGVVVAEATRTVLFWTRDAAP from the coding sequence ATGACCGACGTCGTGCAGCGGGGGCTGTACTACGACGAGCTCGAACCCGGCACCCGCTACCTGCACCGCCCCGGACGCACGCTCACCGAGGCGGACAACGTGCTGTTCAGCACGCTGACGATGAACACCCAGGCGCTGCACCTCGACGCCGCGTGGTCGGCCGACCAGCCGTTCGGGCAGCGGCTGGTGAACTCGATGATGACGCTCGCCGTCCTGGTCGGGACGTCCGTCACGCAGCTCACGCAGGGCACGATCGTCGCGAACCTCGGGTTCACCGGCGTCCGGTTCCCGCACCCGCTGTTCCACGGCGACACGCTCTACTCCGAGACGGTCGTCGAGTCGAAGCGGCCCTCGTCGTCGCGCCCGGGGCAGGGCGTCGTCACGCTCGCGCACACCGGCCGCAACCAGGACGGCGTCGTGGTCGCGGAGGCCACGCGCACGGTCCTGTTCTGGACGCGGGACGCGGCGCCGTGA
- a CDS encoding bifunctional 2-methylcitrate synthase/citrate synthase, with product MTEIHKGLAGVVVDTTAISSVDPDSNSLLYRGYPVDQLAERCLFEEVAYLLWHGELPTADELAAFQGRGRSQRTLPAPVVEAVLALPTTCHPMDVVRTAVSAIGAHHPRAEDPSREANLAKSVQLLAQLPAVVAIDQRRRRGQEPIPARDDLPFAQNIFWMTFGEVPDPVVVKAFEVSLILYAEHSFNASTFTARVIASTLSDLHSAVTGAVGALKGPLHGGANEAVMATFAEIGSASRAASWLDDEIAAKRKVMGFGHRVYKHGDSRVPTMRRWLGKLVEHYDRQDLLDLYVALEDAMTARTGILPNLDYPTGPAYHLMGFDTPTFTPLFAAARVVGWTTHVMEQLASNSLIRPLSRYDGPPRRDVPDRPAAT from the coding sequence ATGACCGAGATCCACAAGGGGCTCGCGGGCGTGGTCGTCGACACGACCGCGATCTCGTCGGTCGACCCCGACAGCAACTCCCTGCTCTACCGCGGCTACCCCGTCGACCAGCTCGCGGAACGCTGCCTCTTCGAGGAGGTCGCGTACCTGCTCTGGCACGGCGAGCTCCCGACCGCCGACGAGCTCGCCGCGTTCCAGGGCCGGGGCCGGTCGCAGCGCACGCTGCCCGCCCCCGTCGTCGAGGCCGTGCTCGCGCTGCCGACGACGTGCCACCCGATGGACGTCGTCCGCACCGCCGTGAGCGCCATCGGCGCGCACCACCCGCGCGCGGAGGACCCGTCGCGCGAGGCGAACCTCGCGAAGTCCGTGCAGCTGCTCGCGCAGCTCCCGGCAGTCGTCGCGATCGACCAGCGCCGCCGCCGTGGCCAGGAGCCGATCCCCGCGCGCGACGACCTGCCGTTCGCCCAGAACATCTTCTGGATGACGTTCGGCGAGGTGCCCGACCCCGTCGTCGTCAAGGCGTTCGAGGTCTCGCTGATCCTGTATGCCGAGCACTCCTTCAACGCGTCGACCTTCACCGCGCGCGTCATCGCCTCCACGCTGTCCGACCTGCACTCCGCCGTCACCGGCGCGGTCGGCGCCCTCAAGGGCCCGTTGCACGGCGGCGCGAACGAGGCGGTCATGGCGACGTTCGCGGAGATCGGGTCCGCGTCCCGCGCCGCGTCCTGGCTCGACGACGAGATCGCCGCGAAGCGCAAGGTCATGGGCTTCGGGCACCGCGTCTACAAGCACGGCGACTCGCGCGTCCCCACGATGCGGCGCTGGCTCGGGAAGCTCGTCGAGCACTACGACCGGCAGGACCTGCTCGACCTGTACGTCGCGCTCGAGGACGCCATGACCGCGCGCACCGGCATCCTGCCCAACCTCGACTACCCGACCGGTCCCGCGTACCACCTCATGGGCTTCGACACCCCGACGTTCACGCCCCTGTTCGCCGCCGCGCGCGTCGTCGGGTGGACCACGCACGTCATGGAACAGCTCGCGTCGAACTCGCTCATCCGCCCGCTGAGCCGGTACGACGGCCCGCCCCGCCGCGACGTCCCGGACCGTCCCGCGGCGACCTGA